The following coding sequences are from one Streptomyces sp. NBC_01485 window:
- a CDS encoding putative PEP-binding protein, translated as MSVTDRRPGVDAPRQAPGLALVPYGQGRTRGLDADALGTHGVAMDRLVALGLTVVPGLTVPAGAAVSLGEPGTARAAVGLVEQLSGRRVGDASRPLLLRLSASAPTDIAGLPPDLACLGVTPDNAGDLCTVIGRAQALYEVWAATVRMVAEYGLGVPAALLDDALLDSPEPRARVEALLSLVARHAGRPFPDDPAEQLALAARAVLARWDSPRARRSRRAQKLPADLDIALHVQALRIGPADRSGYGTAVSRHPETGRFSPQGSFFRGVRRSAPPPHTGEPLEKLAEGTALLEHALLTLERHLHAPVSVDFEVRDGEVSLLAAAVQSRPPLRASVCLAADLVRDGALDRDAAVRRIGPAQVQELLHPQLKLTGDEELLVRGLPASPGAATGTIALSSERALELAAEDTHAVLVMHETTPADVPGMLAAAAVLTGSGGIASHAAVVARGAGKPAVCGAEGLRVDRTAGTVRIGDRVLREGEPVSLDGRTGAVYAGTLRVSVAAPPPELSTLLDWADGARRLGVRVNADTAAEVSTAVALGAEGVGLCRTEHQFLGERLPLIRSVLLAADPAARDEALVALEQAQHEDFKALLAAVGDRPVTVRLLDAPLHEFLPAPGEAEAAGDPAAEQRAAALREANPMLGLRGVRLALLHERLYPAQAEALFSAWAEVAATGVRPRLEVMIPLVSLPEELQAAAAFVRGAAETVAARTGIEVPYRLGTMIETPRAALLAAELAEHAEFFSFGTNDLTQLTYGFSRDDVERQVLASYQERGFLTASPFARLDPHGVGALIALAVERARGTRPDIKLGVCGEHGGDPESIAFCDNLGLDYVSCSAHRVPVARMAAAHSALRGSGSGSGSGHDENGTAP; from the coding sequence TTGAGCGTCACCGACCGCCGCCCCGGCGTCGACGCGCCGCGGCAGGCCCCCGGCCTGGCCCTGGTGCCGTACGGCCAGGGACGGACCCGCGGACTGGACGCCGACGCGCTGGGCACGCACGGCGTCGCGATGGACCGGCTGGTGGCCCTCGGACTGACGGTGGTGCCGGGGCTGACGGTGCCGGCGGGCGCGGCGGTCTCGCTGGGCGAGCCCGGCACCGCCCGTGCGGCCGTCGGACTCGTCGAGCAGTTGTCGGGACGCCGGGTGGGTGACGCGAGCCGGCCGCTGCTGCTGCGGCTGTCGGCGAGCGCGCCGACGGACATCGCGGGGCTGCCGCCCGATCTCGCCTGTCTCGGAGTCACCCCGGACAACGCCGGGGACCTGTGTACCGTCATCGGGCGCGCGCAAGCGCTGTACGAGGTGTGGGCGGCCACCGTCCGGATGGTCGCCGAGTACGGCCTCGGCGTACCGGCCGCGCTGCTGGACGACGCGCTCCTCGACAGCCCCGAGCCCCGGGCCCGCGTCGAGGCACTCCTCTCCCTGGTCGCCCGGCATGCCGGGCGACCGTTCCCCGACGACCCGGCCGAGCAGCTCGCGCTGGCCGCCCGGGCGGTCCTCGCCCGCTGGGACTCGCCGCGCGCCCGACGGTCGCGCCGGGCCCAGAAGCTCCCCGCCGACCTGGACATCGCGTTGCACGTCCAGGCGCTGCGCATCGGCCCCGCCGACCGCTCCGGCTACGGCACGGCGGTCAGCCGCCACCCCGAGACCGGCCGCTTCTCGCCGCAGGGCTCGTTCTTCCGGGGCGTGCGGCGCAGCGCACCGCCCCCGCACACCGGCGAACCCCTGGAGAAGCTCGCGGAAGGCACGGCGCTCCTGGAGCACGCGCTGCTCACTCTCGAACGCCATCTGCACGCGCCGGTCTCCGTCGACTTCGAGGTGCGCGACGGCGAGGTCTCCCTGCTCGCCGCCGCCGTACAGAGCCGTCCGCCGCTGCGCGCCTCGGTGTGTCTGGCGGCCGACCTGGTCCGCGACGGCGCCCTGGACAGGGATGCGGCGGTTCGCCGGATCGGCCCCGCCCAGGTGCAGGAACTCCTGCACCCCCAGCTGAAGTTGACCGGCGACGAGGAGCTGCTGGTACGGGGGCTGCCCGCGTCCCCCGGTGCCGCGACCGGCACGATCGCGCTGTCCAGCGAACGCGCCCTCGAACTGGCCGCCGAAGACACGCACGCCGTCCTGGTGATGCACGAGACCACACCGGCCGACGTCCCCGGGATGCTGGCCGCCGCCGCGGTGCTGACCGGGAGCGGCGGCATCGCCTCGCACGCGGCCGTGGTGGCGCGGGGCGCGGGCAAGCCGGCGGTGTGCGGCGCCGAGGGGCTGCGGGTGGACCGGACGGCCGGCACGGTACGGATCGGAGACCGGGTGCTGCGCGAGGGCGAACCGGTGTCGCTCGACGGCCGTACCGGCGCCGTCTACGCCGGAACGCTGCGGGTCAGTGTCGCCGCTCCCCCGCCGGAGCTGTCCACCCTGCTCGACTGGGCGGACGGCGCGCGGCGGCTCGGGGTGCGCGTCAACGCCGACACCGCGGCCGAGGTGAGCACCGCCGTCGCCCTGGGCGCGGAGGGGGTGGGCCTGTGCCGTACGGAACACCAGTTCCTCGGCGAGCGGCTGCCGCTGATCCGCAGCGTCCTGCTGGCCGCCGACCCGGCGGCCCGTGACGAGGCGCTGGTCGCCCTCGAACAGGCGCAGCACGAGGATTTCAAGGCGCTGCTGGCCGCCGTCGGGGACCGCCCGGTCACCGTGCGCCTGCTGGACGCCCCGCTGCACGAGTTCCTGCCCGCCCCCGGTGAGGCCGAGGCCGCCGGTGATCCGGCCGCGGAACAGCGGGCCGCGGCGCTGCGCGAGGCCAACCCGATGCTCGGGCTGCGCGGCGTACGGCTGGCGCTGCTCCACGAGCGGCTGTACCCGGCGCAGGCGGAAGCCCTCTTCTCCGCCTGGGCCGAGGTGGCCGCCACCGGCGTGCGGCCCCGGCTGGAGGTGATGATCCCGCTGGTCAGCCTGCCGGAGGAGCTTCAGGCCGCCGCCGCCTTCGTGCGCGGCGCCGCCGAGACCGTGGCGGCCCGCACCGGCATCGAGGTGCCGTACCGGCTCGGCACGATGATCGAGACACCGCGCGCCGCCCTGCTGGCCGCCGAACTGGCCGAGCACGCCGAGTTCTTCTCCTTCGGGACCAACGACCTCACCCAGCTCACCTACGGATTCTCCCGGGACGACGTGGAACGCCAGGTCCTCGCCTCGTACCAGGAACGCGGGTTCCTCACCGCCAGCCCGTTCGCCCGGCTCGATCCGCACGGGGTCGGCGCGCTGATCGCCCTGGCGGTGGAGCGGGCCAGGGGCACCCGGCCGGACATCAAGCTCGGCGTGTGCGGTGAGCACGGCGGCGACCCCGAGTCGATCGCGTTCTGCGACAACCTCGGACTGGACTACGTCTCCTGCTCCGCGCACCGCGTCCCGGTCGCGCGGATGGCGGCGGCGCACAGCGCGCTGCGCGGGAGTGGCAGTGGCAGTGGCAGTGGGCACGACGAGAACGGGACAGCACCATGA
- a CDS encoding acyl-CoA dehydrogenase family protein, with amino-acid sequence MTTTVTGPGATEAELDDLRETVRSVCADAGGVAAVRGLDERLPGIDAGLWDTLGRRVGLAALGLPEAVGGVGSLAEIAVVCEELGRTLAPVPLLSSTVLAGQALAGCGTAEAPLAELAEGRIHSLAVAAPDGVWRPDAVPVAVAWRGGAPVLDGTAPFVLDGADAEMLVVAAAGPDGVDLFLADPREPGVTVRRVPTLDLSRGQAVVTFSGAAARALTAGGEGAEVVTRALDVAFVALAAEQLGGAQAALDMTVAQVRERTQFGRAIGSFQAVKHTCADMLLQVESARSAVVRAVRAAGSPEALAEAAAVAQSWCGEAFTFVAAECVQLHGGMGFTWEHDAHLYFRRAQSDAVLLGGADHHRERLAGLLSW; translated from the coding sequence ATGACGACCACCGTGACCGGCCCCGGCGCCACGGAGGCGGAACTCGACGATCTGCGCGAGACCGTGCGGTCGGTGTGCGCGGACGCGGGCGGCGTCGCCGCGGTGCGCGGGCTCGACGAGCGCCTCCCCGGCATCGACGCCGGGCTGTGGGACACCCTCGGCCGGCGGGTGGGCCTCGCGGCCCTCGGTCTGCCGGAGGCGGTGGGCGGCGTCGGCTCGCTCGCGGAGATCGCCGTGGTCTGCGAGGAGCTGGGCAGGACGCTGGCTCCGGTACCGCTGCTGTCCTCCACCGTGCTGGCCGGGCAGGCGCTGGCCGGCTGCGGTACGGCAGAGGCGCCGCTGGCGGAGCTGGCCGAGGGCCGGATCCACTCGCTGGCCGTGGCCGCGCCCGACGGCGTGTGGCGGCCGGACGCCGTGCCGGTGGCCGTCGCCTGGCGGGGCGGCGCCCCGGTGCTGGACGGCACCGCGCCGTTCGTGCTCGACGGCGCGGACGCCGAGATGCTGGTGGTCGCGGCCGCCGGCCCCGACGGGGTGGACCTCTTCCTCGCCGACCCGCGGGAGCCGGGCGTGACGGTCCGCCGGGTGCCCACGCTGGACCTGAGCCGGGGCCAGGCCGTGGTCACCTTCTCCGGTGCCGCGGCGCGCGCGCTGACCGCCGGGGGCGAGGGGGCGGAGGTCGTCACCCGTGCGCTGGACGTGGCCTTCGTGGCGCTGGCCGCCGAGCAGCTCGGCGGTGCGCAGGCGGCCCTGGACATGACGGTGGCGCAGGTGCGGGAACGTACGCAGTTCGGCCGGGCGATCGGCAGCTTCCAGGCGGTCAAGCACACCTGCGCGGACATGCTGCTCCAGGTCGAGTCCGCGCGGTCCGCGGTGGTCCGGGCGGTCCGGGCGGCCGGGTCGCCCGAGGCGCTCGCGGAGGCCGCCGCGGTCGCGCAGTCCTGGTGCGGCGAGGCGTTCACGTTCGTCGCCGCGGAATGCGTCCAGCTGCACGGCGGCATGGGCTTCACCTGGGAGCACGACGCGCACCTGTACTTCCGGCGCGCGCAGTCCGACGCCGTGCTGCTGGGCGGCGCGGACCACCACCGGGAACGACTCGCCGGACTGCTGAGCTGGTGA
- a CDS encoding Zn-ribbon domain-containing OB-fold protein: MTTRLIDDSLFDGADPPRLVGARCTGCGTVVFPRQGSCPRCSDGAMAAHVLPESGEVWSWTVQAFPPREPYRPPADGHRPYAVGYVDLGEVLVEARLDLPRQLIRIGLPVRLTTVPTYCDEDGTQVLTFAFGPDAEDAR, translated from the coding sequence ATGACCACCAGGCTCATCGACGACAGCCTCTTCGACGGCGCGGATCCGCCGCGCCTCGTGGGGGCGCGCTGCACCGGATGCGGCACCGTGGTCTTTCCCCGGCAGGGCTCCTGCCCCAGGTGCTCGGACGGGGCGATGGCCGCACACGTGCTGCCGGAGAGCGGCGAGGTCTGGTCGTGGACGGTGCAGGCGTTCCCGCCCAGAGAGCCGTACCGCCCGCCGGCCGACGGCCACCGGCCGTACGCCGTCGGCTATGTGGACCTCGGAGAGGTCCTGGTCGAGGCCCGCCTGGACCTGCCCCGGCAGCTGATCCGGATCGGGCTGCCGGTCCGGCTGACGACGGTGCCGACGTACTGCGACGAGGACGGGACACAGGTGCTGACCTTCGCCTTCGGCCCGGACGCGGAGGACGCGCGATGA
- a CDS encoding thiolase family protein: MNRSEEIYVIGCGMHPFGRDESVSGLDMAERAIREALADAAVPWADIGYAAGGSDVSGKPDTLVGRLGLTGVPFVNVQNGCATGASTVLAVANALRAGEASLGLAVGFDKHERGAFHVSAARYGLGDWYAETGMMLTTQFFALKTQRYLHEYGIPERTLATVAARAFRNGSRHPLAWRRKELTEDEILHSAEVSPPLTQYMFCSPGQGAAALVLARGDRAFDLCERPVKLASLAFRTRRFGSFEVFAPWLPPGPHHSPSVDAAEAVFRGAGLAPSDVQVAQLQDTDSGSELIHLAETGLCGHGEQRELLAAGATDPTGRIPVNTDGGCLAGGEPVGASGLRQFHEVVRQLQGRAPGVQVPGGPRVGFTHVYGAPGISACAVLTV, encoded by the coding sequence ATGAACCGCTCCGAAGAGATCTACGTGATCGGATGCGGTATGCATCCCTTCGGCCGCGACGAGTCCGTCAGCGGTCTGGACATGGCCGAACGGGCCATACGGGAGGCACTGGCCGACGCCGCCGTCCCCTGGGCGGACATCGGGTACGCGGCGGGCGGCTCCGACGTGTCCGGCAAGCCCGACACCCTGGTGGGCCGGCTGGGGCTGACCGGGGTGCCGTTCGTCAATGTGCAGAACGGCTGCGCGACCGGCGCCTCGACGGTGCTCGCCGTCGCCAACGCGCTGCGGGCGGGCGAGGCGTCGCTGGGGCTCGCCGTCGGGTTCGACAAGCACGAGCGGGGCGCCTTCCACGTCTCCGCCGCCCGTTACGGCCTCGGTGACTGGTACGCGGAGACCGGGATGATGCTGACGACCCAGTTCTTCGCCCTGAAGACGCAGCGGTATCTGCACGAGTACGGCATCCCGGAGCGGACCTTGGCGACGGTGGCGGCGCGCGCCTTCCGCAACGGCTCCCGCCACCCCCTGGCCTGGCGGCGCAAGGAGCTGACGGAGGACGAGATCCTGCACTCCGCCGAGGTCAGCCCGCCGCTCACCCAGTACATGTTCTGCTCTCCCGGCCAGGGCGCGGCCGCGCTGGTCCTCGCCCGCGGCGACCGCGCGTTCGACCTGTGCGAACGGCCCGTCAAGCTGGCCTCTCTGGCCTTCAGGACCAGGCGGTTCGGCTCGTTCGAGGTGTTCGCGCCCTGGCTGCCGCCGGGACCGCACCACAGCCCGAGCGTGGACGCGGCGGAGGCGGTCTTCCGCGGCGCCGGCCTCGCGCCCTCGGACGTCCAGGTCGCGCAGTTGCAGGACACCGACAGCGGCTCCGAGCTGATCCACCTGGCGGAGACCGGGCTGTGCGGGCACGGCGAGCAGCGGGAGCTGCTGGCCGCGGGGGCCACCGACCCCACGGGCCGGATCCCGGTCAACACCGACGGCGGCTGCCTCGCCGGCGGCGAGCCCGTCGGCGCCTCGGGGCTGCGGCAGTTCCACGAGGTCGTCCGTCAGTTGCAGGGCCGCGCCCCGGGGGTGCAGGTGCCGGGCGGTCCCCGGGTGGGCTTCACCCATGTGTACGGGGCGCCCGGGATCAGCGCGTGCGCGGTGCTGACGGTCTGA
- a CDS encoding TetR/AcrR family transcriptional regulator, giving the protein MATKQNGKQPAHRPSRRQHIITAAVRVFGRNGFAETSVQDIADEAQVVPTAVYYHFAGKEELLELSMRRVFDQLNAVVEAARPDSEKGDAEGLVRVIDAVWDWVERSPDEARLYQVQVASANGNLKALRDEFEQRHIQRAYDYLPDGTTRSPRAAKSRHAAQALAVRTLISTTILVTALRAEGGPLSGLPSRSVQEAVRSLALRIVAAGPGSAAAPA; this is encoded by the coding sequence ATGGCCACGAAGCAGAACGGCAAGCAGCCGGCCCATCGACCCTCGCGGCGGCAGCACATCATCACGGCCGCGGTCAGGGTGTTCGGGCGCAACGGGTTCGCCGAGACCAGCGTCCAGGACATCGCGGACGAGGCACAGGTGGTGCCCACGGCCGTCTACTACCACTTCGCCGGCAAGGAGGAGCTGCTCGAGCTGTCCATGCGGCGGGTCTTCGACCAGCTGAACGCGGTCGTGGAGGCGGCCCGGCCGGACTCCGAGAAGGGTGACGCCGAGGGCCTGGTCCGGGTCATCGACGCCGTGTGGGACTGGGTGGAGCGCAGCCCCGACGAGGCCCGGCTCTACCAGGTCCAGGTGGCCTCCGCCAACGGCAACCTCAAGGCGCTGCGGGACGAGTTCGAGCAGCGGCACATCCAGCGGGCCTACGACTATCTGCCGGACGGCACCACCCGCAGCCCGCGGGCGGCCAAGTCACGGCATGCGGCACAGGCGCTCGCGGTGCGCACGCTGATCAGTACGACCATCCTCGTCACCGCGCTGCGGGCGGAGGGTGGGCCGCTGTCCGGGCTGCCGTCCCGCTCCGTGCAGGAGGCCGTCAGGTCCCTGGCGCTGCGCATCGTCGCCGCCGGCCCGGGCAGCGCGGCCGCACCGGCCTGA
- a CDS encoding TetR/AcrR family transcriptional regulator, with protein MTTSGTRAAHRPSRKQWVIEAATELFATQPPDEVTVADIAARAEMTSAAVYYHFASKDQVLVEGMRVFAAALREQVETLAQAHAPGAGIGPAVTALVAWLGEHRSSATVFFVSSAGMSQEAEALRHEVRTQLLDELVRLVRKADGPVADAEAAVIGLGVLALLETAAISQVRGDDVYRSLGHRSFLREVGRLAERIADPTTGTE; from the coding sequence ATGACTACATCCGGAACCCGCGCCGCTCACCGCCCTTCGCGCAAGCAGTGGGTCATCGAGGCGGCCACGGAGCTGTTCGCCACGCAGCCTCCGGACGAGGTGACGGTGGCCGATATCGCCGCGCGGGCGGAGATGACGTCGGCCGCGGTGTACTACCACTTCGCCTCCAAGGACCAGGTCCTGGTGGAGGGCATGCGGGTGTTCGCCGCGGCGCTGCGTGAGCAGGTGGAGACGCTCGCTCAGGCCCATGCGCCGGGTGCGGGCATCGGCCCGGCCGTCACGGCGCTGGTGGCCTGGCTGGGCGAGCACCGCTCCTCCGCCACCGTCTTCTTCGTGTCCTCGGCCGGCATGAGCCAGGAGGCGGAGGCGCTGCGCCACGAGGTCCGTACCCAGTTGCTGGACGAACTGGTACGGCTGGTCCGGAAGGCCGACGGGCCGGTCGCGGACGCGGAGGCGGCGGTGATCGGCCTGGGCGTGCTGGCGCTGCTGGAAACCGCGGCGATCTCACAGGTCCGGGGCGACGACGTGTACCGCTCCCTGGGGCACCGTTCCTTCCTCCGCGAGGTCGGCCGCCTCGCGGAGCGGATCGCCGATCCGACGACCGGAACCGAGTAG
- a CDS encoding dihydrolipoamide acetyltransferase family protein: MSDVAVEVLLPKIGLTMQEGTIDEWLVPTGAVVAEGDALLRLATDKVDVDVEAEAGGLFHPTVAAGTTVPAGALIGWLLAEGEQPPGAGAGAGAGTGSGAGSSGAGAESTGLVAAGGAPAPAAPAPTQAGAGSSGAGATALVAAGGASVAAARAPDGTAGLAGTGGRLLASPNARRVAAEAHVDLTAVSGTGPGGRIVSEDVEEHLLIAAAALAQPRSGGHQVLPVSPLVRRLAKERGIDLADVHGSGAGGRIRRADLDAVTPAPAPAGRRVPAGAPQPGDVLPMTGMRGAIARRMHASLQEMAQLTHGYEVRMDAVVALRAQLKEEWAAGDLPVPSLNDFLMKAAALALREHPLLNAGVFEDGIHLFEDIHVGFAVAVPNGLLVPVIQDAADLSLPQIASCSRELAENARAGRISPAQLDGATFTVTSLGGYGVDFFTPVINPGNVAILGVGRLRDGVEWVDDRPRRTRVLTLSLTFDHRAVDGAPAAEYLRTVGELLRRPLRLLV, translated from the coding sequence GTGAGCGACGTGGCGGTCGAGGTTCTGCTGCCGAAGATCGGCCTGACCATGCAGGAGGGCACGATCGACGAGTGGCTCGTGCCCACCGGCGCCGTCGTCGCGGAGGGCGACGCGCTGCTGCGGCTGGCCACCGACAAGGTCGACGTGGATGTCGAGGCGGAGGCCGGGGGCCTGTTCCACCCCACCGTCGCCGCCGGCACGACGGTTCCGGCCGGGGCGCTCATCGGCTGGCTGCTGGCGGAGGGGGAACAGCCGCCGGGGGCGGGGGCGGGGGCGGGGGCGGGGACGGGGTCCGGGGCCGGGTCGTCCGGCGCGGGCGCGGAGTCCACGGGGCTTGTGGCGGCCGGAGGCGCTCCGGCGCCCGCGGCGCCGGCACCGACGCAGGCCGGCGCCGGGTCGTCGGGCGCGGGCGCTACGGCGCTGGTGGCGGCCGGAGGCGCTTCGGTGGCCGCGGCGCGGGCCCCTGACGGCACGGCCGGCCTCGCCGGAACCGGGGGCAGGCTCCTCGCCTCCCCGAACGCCCGGCGGGTGGCGGCCGAGGCACACGTCGACCTCACCGCCGTGTCCGGCACCGGGCCGGGCGGCCGGATCGTCTCCGAGGACGTGGAGGAGCATCTGCTCATCGCGGCGGCCGCCTTGGCCCAGCCGCGGTCGGGCGGCCACCAGGTCCTGCCCGTGTCCCCCCTGGTCCGTCGGCTGGCGAAGGAACGGGGCATCGACCTCGCCGACGTACACGGCTCCGGCGCGGGCGGCCGGATCCGCCGGGCCGACCTCGACGCCGTCACCCCGGCCCCCGCACCGGCGGGCCGGCGCGTCCCGGCCGGCGCACCACAGCCCGGGGACGTCCTCCCGATGACCGGGATGCGCGGCGCCATCGCCCGCCGGATGCACGCCAGCCTCCAGGAGATGGCGCAGCTCACGCACGGCTACGAGGTGCGGATGGACGCCGTCGTGGCCCTGCGGGCCCAGCTCAAGGAGGAGTGGGCGGCCGGCGACCTGCCGGTGCCCAGCCTGAACGACTTCCTGATGAAGGCGGCGGCCCTGGCCCTGCGGGAACACCCGCTGCTCAACGCGGGGGTGTTCGAGGACGGCATCCACCTGTTCGAGGACATCCACGTCGGCTTCGCGGTCGCGGTACCGAACGGCCTGCTCGTCCCCGTGATCCAGGACGCGGCGGACCTGTCGCTGCCCCAAATCGCCAGCTGCTCAAGGGAGTTGGCAGAGAACGCCCGAGCCGGCCGGATCTCCCCGGCGCAGTTGGACGGCGCCACCTTCACCGTCACCTCACTGGGCGGATACGGCGTCGACTTCTTCACCCCGGTGATCAATCCCGGCAATGTGGCCATCCTCGGCGTGGGCAGGCTCAGGGACGGCGTCGAGTGGGTCGACGACCGGCCGCGGCGGACGCGCGTGCTCACCCTGAGTCTCACCTTCGACCACCGTGCCGTCGACGGGGCTCCGGCGGCCGAGTATCTGCGTACGGTCGGTGAACTGCTGCGCAGACCACTACGGCTGCTGGTCTGA
- a CDS encoding alpha-ketoacid dehydrogenase subunit beta, translated as MTTITETPAVDQGAAARQLSYVKAFNEGLAQAMREDENVFVAGEDVAGYGGVFRMFDNLLDEFGPRRMIDTPISEAALVGLGVGAAARGLRPVVDLMFMDFIGVCLDQIVNQAAKMKYMFGGAVSVPLTITTASGAGLGAAAQHSQSLEAWLAHVPGLKVVMPCDAYTAKGLTVSAIRDDNPVVVMLNKVLLGSTSEVPEEIYGIPLGQAYTARQGSDVTVVALGRMVGEALAAADELAAEGIEVEVIDPRTVQPLDTETMFASVRRTNRVLVVHEAVTFGGLGAEIAAQIQDAAFDYLDAPVLRIGAPFSPVPFSPVLEKAYVPDRARIAQGCRRLLERA; from the coding sequence ATGACCACGATCACCGAAACACCGGCCGTCGACCAGGGCGCCGCGGCCCGCCAACTCAGCTACGTCAAGGCCTTCAACGAAGGACTCGCGCAGGCCATGCGCGAGGACGAGAACGTCTTCGTCGCCGGCGAGGACGTGGCCGGATACGGCGGCGTCTTCCGCATGTTCGACAACCTGCTCGACGAGTTCGGCCCCCGCCGCATGATCGACACCCCGATCTCCGAGGCCGCGCTCGTCGGACTGGGCGTGGGCGCCGCCGCCCGGGGCCTGCGGCCCGTCGTCGACCTGATGTTCATGGACTTCATCGGCGTATGCCTGGACCAGATCGTCAACCAGGCCGCCAAGATGAAGTACATGTTCGGCGGCGCCGTGTCGGTGCCGCTCACCATCACCACCGCCTCCGGCGCGGGCCTCGGCGCCGCCGCCCAGCACAGCCAGAGCCTGGAGGCCTGGCTCGCGCACGTCCCCGGCCTCAAGGTCGTCATGCCGTGCGACGCGTACACCGCCAAGGGCCTCACCGTCTCGGCGATCCGGGACGACAACCCGGTCGTCGTGATGCTCAACAAGGTGCTGCTGGGCAGTACGAGCGAGGTGCCCGAGGAGATCTACGGCATTCCGCTGGGGCAGGCGTACACCGCACGGCAGGGCTCCGACGTCACCGTCGTCGCCCTGGGCCGCATGGTGGGCGAGGCCCTCGCGGCGGCGGACGAACTGGCCGCCGAGGGCATCGAGGTCGAGGTGATCGACCCCCGCACCGTGCAGCCCCTGGACACCGAGACCATGTTCGCCTCCGTCCGGCGCACCAACCGGGTCCTCGTGGTGCACGAGGCGGTCACCTTCGGCGGGCTCGGCGCGGAGATCGCCGCCCAGATCCAGGACGCGGCCTTCGACTACCTCGACGCGCCGGTCCTGCGGATCGGCGCCCCCTTCTCCCCGGTGCCGTTCTCGCCGGTGCTGGAGAAGGCCTACGTACCCGACCGCGCCCGGATCGCTCAGGGCTGCCGTCGTCTCCTCGAAAGGGCGTGA
- a CDS encoding thiamine pyrophosphate-dependent dehydrogenase E1 component subunit alpha, translating to MAQRASKRPAGPAADQASAQVVMDLHERMVRIRLFETEAGRLMEAGKLPGFLHLYVGQEAVAAGVMAALRDDDQITSTHRGHGHAVAKGVSFRHMYAELYGRVTGACLGRGGSMHINDVSLGMLGANGIVGAGIPIAVGAAFAARYKEEDSVAVSFFGDGATNIGSFHEAANMAAVLRLPVLFVCENNGYAEFTPQSKHMLLTDVADRAAAYGMPSVIVDGMDAVAVHRATVEAVARARAGEGPMFIEAKTYRYYDHQGVKGLRHPYRSQREVDEWKARDAIDLLEARALADGTATRAELDDTWQRTRDAIADAIAYAEASPLPDTADLLLNVYSG from the coding sequence ATGGCTCAAAGGGCATCGAAGAGGCCGGCCGGTCCGGCCGCGGATCAGGCATCCGCGCAGGTCGTCATGGATCTGCACGAGCGCATGGTGCGCATCCGGCTGTTCGAGACCGAGGCGGGAAGGCTCATGGAGGCCGGCAAACTGCCGGGCTTCCTCCACCTCTACGTCGGTCAGGAAGCCGTGGCCGCGGGAGTCATGGCGGCCCTCCGCGACGACGACCAGATCACCTCGACCCACCGCGGCCACGGGCACGCCGTGGCCAAGGGCGTCAGCTTCCGGCACATGTACGCCGAGCTGTACGGCCGGGTCACCGGCGCCTGCCTCGGCCGCGGCGGAAGCATGCACATCAACGACGTCTCCCTCGGCATGCTCGGCGCCAACGGCATCGTCGGCGCCGGCATCCCGATCGCCGTCGGCGCCGCCTTCGCCGCCCGGTACAAGGAGGAGGACAGCGTCGCCGTCAGCTTCTTCGGCGACGGCGCCACCAACATCGGCAGCTTCCACGAGGCCGCCAACATGGCCGCCGTCCTGCGGCTGCCGGTGCTGTTCGTCTGCGAGAACAACGGCTACGCCGAGTTCACCCCGCAGTCCAAGCACATGCTGCTCACCGACGTCGCCGACCGGGCCGCCGCCTACGGCATGCCCAGCGTGATCGTCGACGGCATGGACGCGGTCGCCGTGCACCGCGCCACGGTCGAGGCCGTCGCACGCGCCCGGGCCGGCGAGGGGCCCATGTTCATCGAGGCCAAGACCTACCGCTACTACGACCACCAGGGCGTCAAGGGCCTGCGCCACCCCTACCGCTCGCAGCGGGAGGTCGACGAGTGGAAGGCCCGTGACGCGATCGACCTGCTGGAGGCCCGTGCCCTCGCCGACGGCACCGCCACCCGCGCCGAACTGGACGACACCTGGCAGCGCACCCGCGACGCGATCGCCGACGCCATCGCGTACGCCGAGGCCAGCCCGCTGCCGGACACCGCCGACCTGCTGCTCAACGTCTACTCGGGATGA
- a CDS encoding VOC family protein: MADGMAEVVPELFEVGVVVRELEPMARFYGDVLGCREVRRSRIPASIGAPAGLGGELLVVWLQVPSGGRVKLIRPQPAPAPAGLAVPLTARQGLAYLTFHVDDMDPVVAALAAGGARPLSNPVVVRAHGRRISFWADPEGNALELVDGRGGDAEPGRPEA; encoded by the coding sequence ATGGCCGACGGCATGGCCGAGGTGGTGCCCGAACTGTTCGAGGTGGGCGTCGTCGTGCGCGAACTGGAGCCGATGGCGCGCTTCTACGGCGATGTGCTCGGCTGCCGCGAGGTGCGCCGCTCGCGCATCCCGGCGTCGATCGGCGCACCGGCCGGACTGGGGGGTGAGCTGCTCGTCGTCTGGCTGCAGGTGCCCTCCGGCGGCCGCGTCAAGTTGATCCGCCCCCAACCGGCCCCGGCGCCCGCTGGGTTGGCCGTGCCGCTGACCGCGCGACAGGGGCTGGCGTACCTCACGTTCCATGTCGACGACATGGACCCGGTCGTTGCGGCTCTGGCGGCCGGTGGCGCCCGTCCGCTGTCGAATCCGGTCGTCGTCCGGGCGCACGGCCGCCGGATCAGCTTCTGGGCCGACCCGGAAGGCAATGCGCTCGAGCTGGTCGACGGGCGCGGAGGCGATGCGGAGCCGGGTCGGCCCGAGGCATAG